A single region of the Kineosporiaceae bacterium SCSIO 59966 genome encodes:
- a CDS encoding PilZ domain-containing protein, which translates to MTADDGRLEARAWPREGTPLQVRLGADPALAQSLARALTRHDLVVSAPVRLIGGSAVTALPPEDGRVMLFWESPAGRGSLAAQLQDHDRHDWVLRPLGPGQLQQRRAAVREKVRLPMTFTAGAAEVPGHTVDISETGLRAVLVSEPPTGRATVVHLTLDGVDLSVPFVVLRCEQTDSGTWVVTGRFNHSPRVADVIRRYVFTRQRQAIRRGL; encoded by the coding sequence GTGACCGCGGACGACGGCCGGCTCGAGGCCCGAGCATGGCCCAGGGAGGGCACACCGCTGCAGGTGCGGCTCGGCGCCGACCCGGCGCTCGCGCAGAGTCTGGCGCGGGCCTTGACCAGGCACGACCTCGTCGTGTCCGCACCCGTGCGGCTGATCGGCGGGTCCGCGGTCACGGCGCTGCCTCCCGAGGACGGGCGCGTGATGCTCTTCTGGGAGAGCCCCGCGGGCCGAGGGTCGCTCGCCGCACAGCTGCAGGACCATGACCGGCACGACTGGGTCCTTCGTCCCCTGGGCCCAGGGCAGCTGCAGCAGCGCCGGGCGGCGGTGCGCGAGAAGGTCCGGCTGCCGATGACGTTCACGGCGGGCGCTGCGGAGGTCCCGGGGCACACCGTCGACATCAGCGAGACGGGGCTGCGCGCCGTGCTCGTCAGCGAGCCGCCGACGGGCCGGGCGACCGTTGTGCACCTGACGCTGGACGGCGTCGACCTGTCCGTGCCGTTCGTGGTGCTGCGGTGCGAGCAGACCGACAGCGGGACGTGGGTGGTGACCGGCCGCTTCAACCACTCACCACGTGTCGCCGACGTCATTCGCCGGTACGTCTTCACCCGGCAGCGCCAAGCAATCCGGAGAGGGCTGTAG
- the flhA gene encoding flagellar biosynthesis protein FlhA has product MKTAIPAAVVLIVVMLVVPLPAAVLDMLLVVNITAGVLILLMSMSVKRPLDFAIFPSLLLIATIFRLALNVSSTRLVLLDGYAGKVIDAFGHVVIGGSLVVGMVVFAILVLVQFIVVTNGAGRVAEVSARFTLDAMPGKQMAIDADLNSGLIDEDTARTRRAEVTAEADFYGAMDGASKFVKGDAIAGILITVINLVGGFFTGVVQRGMPMGEAVNTYSLLTVGDGLVGLIPALLISVATGIIVTRSTSDGDMASDLVGQFSRQRKALRLGGAAVCLLALVPGLPMMPFLVVGGAVLLATLRIPDPDAPAVATDDGHAEPAAPAADSPEALAAEMRVEPLQLEVAYDLVDLVDVASGGDLMDRMRALRRKIALELGIVIPLVRTRDNLDLPPHTYAIRVHGVDVARGEAPAGHVLAIGDDLGSLPGAPTTEPVFGLPARWVPAEFAQQAEIAGATVVDRASLLITHLAEVVREHAGRLLSREDVRSLVDMVKRSHPTVVEELTPSQLSLGEVQHVLQALLDEQISIRDLPRLFEALSERARTSKDPEALVEAARTAIGPAISSALAEDGRLRVVTFEPLTEQRLLESLRTGEGGSFLALGPQDAEQLMIDLAQVSQTAEQAGEQVVLVCAPQVRAAVRRLVRVTVPRMPVIAYSELSSRLQIETRGVIDLARDAVTA; this is encoded by the coding sequence ATGAAGACCGCCATCCCCGCCGCCGTCGTCCTGATCGTCGTCATGCTCGTCGTCCCGCTGCCCGCGGCGGTGCTCGACATGCTGCTGGTGGTCAACATCACCGCCGGTGTGCTGATCCTGCTCATGAGCATGTCGGTGAAGCGGCCGCTGGACTTCGCGATCTTCCCCTCCCTGCTGCTGATCGCCACGATCTTCCGGCTCGCGCTCAACGTCAGCTCCACACGCCTCGTGCTGCTGGACGGCTACGCCGGGAAGGTCATCGACGCGTTCGGGCACGTCGTGATCGGTGGGTCGCTCGTCGTCGGCATGGTGGTCTTCGCCATTCTGGTCCTCGTCCAGTTCATCGTCGTGACCAACGGCGCGGGCCGGGTGGCCGAGGTGTCCGCGCGGTTCACCCTCGACGCGATGCCCGGCAAGCAGATGGCGATCGACGCCGACCTGAACTCCGGTCTGATCGACGAGGACACCGCCCGCACCCGGCGCGCCGAGGTCACCGCGGAGGCTGACTTCTACGGGGCGATGGACGGCGCGTCGAAGTTCGTCAAGGGTGACGCCATCGCCGGCATCCTCATCACCGTCATCAACCTCGTCGGCGGCTTCTTCACCGGCGTCGTCCAGCGTGGGATGCCGATGGGCGAGGCGGTCAACACCTACAGCCTGCTGACCGTCGGCGACGGCCTCGTCGGGCTGATTCCTGCGCTGCTGATCTCGGTCGCCACCGGGATCATCGTCACCCGCTCCACCTCGGACGGGGACATGGCCAGCGACCTGGTCGGGCAGTTCTCCCGCCAGCGCAAGGCGCTGCGCCTCGGCGGGGCCGCGGTGTGCCTGCTCGCCCTCGTGCCTGGCCTGCCCATGATGCCGTTCCTCGTCGTGGGCGGCGCCGTGCTGCTGGCGACGCTGCGCATCCCGGACCCCGACGCCCCTGCCGTCGCGACGGACGACGGGCACGCCGAACCAGCGGCCCCGGCGGCGGACTCCCCGGAGGCGCTGGCCGCCGAGATGCGCGTCGAACCGCTGCAGCTCGAGGTGGCGTACGACCTCGTCGACCTGGTCGACGTGGCCAGCGGTGGGGACCTGATGGACAGGATGCGGGCGCTGCGCCGCAAGATCGCCCTCGAGCTCGGGATCGTCATCCCCCTGGTCCGTACCCGTGACAACCTGGACCTGCCCCCGCACACCTACGCCATCCGGGTCCACGGAGTGGACGTCGCGAGAGGCGAGGCCCCGGCGGGGCACGTGCTGGCGATCGGGGACGACCTGGGATCGCTGCCGGGGGCCCCCACGACCGAGCCCGTCTTCGGGCTGCCGGCGCGCTGGGTACCGGCCGAGTTCGCGCAGCAGGCCGAGATCGCCGGCGCCACCGTCGTCGACCGGGCGTCCCTGCTCATCACCCACCTGGCCGAGGTGGTCCGCGAGCATGCCGGTCGCCTTCTCAGCCGCGAGGACGTCAGGTCACTGGTCGACATGGTGAAGAGGAGCCACCCGACGGTGGTCGAGGAGCTCACCCCCTCCCAGCTCTCGCTGGGCGAGGTGCAGCACGTGCTGCAGGCACTGCTGGACGAGCAGATCTCGATCCGGGACCTGCCCCGGCTCTTCGAGGCGCTGTCCGAGCGTGCCCGCACCTCCAAGGACCCAGAAGCCCTGGTCGAGGCCGCGCGGACGGCGATCGGCCCGGCGATCTCCTCGGCCCTCGCCGAGGACGGCCGGCTGCGGGTCGTGACCTTCGAGCCGCTGACCGAGCAGCGACTGCTGGAGTCGCTGCGCACCGGCGAGGGCGGCAGCTTCCTGGCGCTGGGGCCGCAGGACGCCGAGCAGCTGATGATCGACCTCGCCCAGGTGTCCCAGACCGCTGAGCAGGCCGGTGAGCAGGTGGTGCTCGTCTGTGCGCCGCAGGTGCGGGCGGCAGTGCGGCGACTGGTCCGGGTCACCGTCCCCCGCATGCCGGTGATCGCCTACTCCGAGCTCTCCAGCAGGCTCCAGATCGAGACGAGAGGTGTGATCGACCTTGCCCGGGATGCAGTTACAGCTTGA
- a CDS encoding flagellar assembly protein FliW — translation MLTDLPGELPEITIPAGIVGFPGAHRFALVSVSDDVPCFVLRSLDDENAQFVVVPPTVYFPEYAPSLDDGTATSLGLEDAEDALLLSVVTLGERAEDSTANLFAPIVVNARTRTAAQVLLTGSPYQLRERLPLS, via the coding sequence GTGCTGACCGATCTGCCCGGCGAGCTCCCGGAGATCACCATCCCTGCCGGGATCGTCGGGTTCCCCGGAGCCCACAGGTTCGCGCTGGTCTCCGTCTCCGACGACGTGCCGTGCTTCGTGCTGAGGAGCCTGGACGACGAGAACGCCCAGTTCGTCGTCGTCCCGCCCACCGTGTACTTCCCCGAGTACGCGCCCTCACTCGACGACGGCACCGCCACCTCCCTCGGGCTGGAGGACGCCGAGGACGCGCTGCTGCTGTCGGTGGTGACCCTCGGCGAACGGGCTGAGGACTCCACCGCGAACCTGTTCGCGCCCATCGTCGTCAACGCTCGGACCCGGACCGCGGCCCAGGTGCTCCTCACCGGCTCCCCGTACCAGCTGCGCGAACGACTGCCCTTGTCCTGA
- the flgL gene encoding flagellar hook-associated protein FlgL, with translation MTAFRITQRTVAQTSLQGLQGNLDRMQQLQEQLSSGRSLNRPSDSPTRTVQAMQLRGDNARTEQYARNAEDGLGWLATADTVLTRSLDLVNRAREVTVAGMTDAIPPAAREAMAIEIDNLRQGLLEVANTRYLNVPLFGGTTSGVAAYDPATGTYVGDNGVLKRTVASGTAVEVSFTGPAVFGDDGDPSQLFAVLDRISQHLRTDADADGAVDPKVNMEDLTTDLGDLDTAIDRMLSTLGQVGARFNRVETLRDNADDKVLTGTSRLAETESVDLARTIVDLQLQEVAYQAALGATARVIQPSLVDFLR, from the coding sequence GTGACCGCGTTCCGCATCACCCAGCGCACCGTCGCCCAGACGTCGTTGCAGGGGCTGCAGGGCAACCTCGACCGCATGCAGCAGCTCCAGGAGCAGCTCTCCTCCGGGCGCTCGCTGAACCGGCCGTCGGACTCCCCTACCCGCACGGTGCAGGCCATGCAGCTGCGCGGCGACAACGCCCGCACCGAGCAGTACGCTCGCAACGCCGAGGACGGCCTGGGGTGGCTGGCCACGGCGGACACCGTGCTGACCCGCAGCCTCGACCTGGTGAACCGCGCCCGGGAGGTGACCGTCGCCGGGATGACGGACGCGATCCCTCCGGCGGCACGCGAGGCGATGGCCATCGAGATCGACAACCTGCGGCAGGGACTGCTCGAGGTCGCCAACACGAGGTACCTCAACGTGCCCCTGTTCGGGGGCACCACCTCGGGCGTGGCAGCGTACGACCCCGCCACCGGCACGTACGTCGGGGACAACGGCGTCCTCAAGCGCACCGTTGCCTCCGGGACCGCGGTCGAGGTGTCCTTCACCGGACCAGCGGTCTTCGGTGACGACGGCGACCCGTCCCAGCTGTTCGCCGTCCTGGACCGCATCAGCCAGCACCTGCGCACCGACGCCGACGCGGACGGCGCCGTCGACCCGAAGGTCAACATGGAGGACCTGACCACCGATCTCGGCGACCTCGACACGGCGATCGACCGGATGCTGTCGACCCTCGGTCAGGTCGGCGCGCGGTTCAACCGGGTGGAGACGCTGCGGGACAACGCGGACGACAAGGTCCTCACCGGGACCAGCCGGCTCGCCGAGACCGAGAGCGTCGACCTGGCCAGGACGATCGTCGACCTGCAGCTCCAGGAGGTCGCCTACCAGGCCGCGCTCGGTGCGACGGCACGGGTCATCCAGCCGTCGCTCGTGGACTTCCTGCGCTGA
- the flgK gene encoding flagellar hook-associated protein FlgK, with the protein MSNFSGLNIGLSSLYAQQRGLQVTGHNIANANTDGYSRQRVDLSANHGPVSPAVHSRWSGAGNGVTVDGTDRVRDEFLEGRALVEHGRDAALRAVNGVLREVETTFAEPGDIGLQAQMSDFFNGWDDVANNPDDLAARTQLLERAETLATGLNRAAAGLTGLRDVSVQQLDALTEEVNATATRVAELNQAVSVATRSGLSPNDLADQRDRLVSQLADLVGATRQVDQDGMVTVLVAGRPLVSGPDTLELELSGTDPAQLTWAADGAAASIMGGQVGGLLSSVNEILPRHAARLDEIAAALADTVNTVHVDGVDQAGNAGQPLFVSASGPLTATSIRVGLSDPTQLAAAESGSPAGSRNGGNAMRLAELAGATGSSDTLYRAYIVDLGVEVQTSLRRVDIQAQMTAQVDAAREAVSGVNLDEEMTNMITFQRAYEAAARFVTSVDQMLDTLINRTGLVGR; encoded by the coding sequence GTGTCGAACTTCTCCGGTCTGAACATCGGGCTGTCGTCCCTGTACGCGCAGCAGCGCGGCCTGCAGGTGACCGGCCACAACATCGCCAACGCCAACACCGACGGCTACAGCCGCCAGCGGGTGGACCTGTCGGCCAACCACGGCCCGGTGAGTCCTGCCGTCCACTCCCGCTGGTCGGGTGCCGGCAACGGCGTCACCGTCGACGGCACGGACCGCGTCCGCGACGAGTTCCTCGAGGGCCGGGCGCTCGTCGAGCACGGCCGCGACGCGGCCCTCCGCGCCGTCAACGGGGTCCTGCGCGAGGTGGAGACCACGTTCGCCGAGCCGGGAGACATCGGCCTGCAGGCGCAGATGTCCGACTTCTTCAACGGCTGGGACGACGTCGCGAACAACCCTGACGACCTGGCGGCCCGCACCCAGCTCCTGGAGCGGGCGGAGACCCTGGCAACCGGCCTGAACCGGGCCGCGGCGGGCCTGACGGGGCTGCGTGACGTCTCCGTCCAGCAGCTCGACGCCCTGACCGAGGAGGTGAACGCGACGGCCACCCGGGTGGCCGAGCTGAACCAGGCAGTCTCGGTGGCGACGCGCAGCGGCCTGTCCCCCAACGACCTGGCCGACCAGCGGGACCGGCTGGTCAGCCAGCTGGCCGACCTCGTCGGCGCGACCCGCCAGGTCGACCAGGACGGCATGGTGACCGTGCTGGTCGCCGGCCGCCCTCTGGTCAGCGGTCCCGACACCCTCGAGCTGGAGCTCTCCGGCACCGACCCCGCACAGCTGACCTGGGCCGCGGACGGAGCCGCTGCCAGCATCATGGGTGGCCAGGTGGGCGGGCTGCTGTCCTCGGTGAACGAGATCCTGCCGCGCCATGCCGCGCGTCTCGACGAGATCGCCGCGGCCCTGGCGGACACGGTGAACACCGTCCACGTCGACGGGGTGGACCAGGCCGGGAACGCCGGGCAGCCGCTGTTCGTGTCCGCGTCGGGGCCGCTCACCGCGACCAGCATCCGGGTGGGCCTGTCGGACCCGACTCAGCTCGCCGCCGCGGAGAGCGGGTCTCCCGCGGGCAGCCGGAACGGCGGGAACGCGATGAGACTGGCCGAGCTGGCGGGTGCGACCGGCAGCTCGGACACGCTGTACCGGGCGTACATCGTCGACCTCGGCGTGGAGGTGCAGACCAGCCTCCGGCGCGTCGACATCCAGGCGCAGATGACGGCCCAGGTCGACGCCGCCCGGGAGGCCGTCTCCGGTGTCAACCTCGACGAGGAGATGACGAACATGATCACGTTCCAGCGGGCGTACGAGGCGGCGGCGCGATTCGTCACGTCGGTCGACCAGATGCTCGACACGCTCATCAACCGCACCGGCCTGGTGGGCCGCTGA
- a CDS encoding flagellar protein FlgN produces MVQLSAQHGPSSTAGRIEGGVTVGEALGEVSSTLWRERELLELLQFKLEEEQLVLAAQRSRWLPHATREVEMVLEEIKRAELARAVEVERVAELLGLAAAPSLHELIETAPAPWGDILAEHRKALMAATEEIQSLANANRDLLQAAHRAAREALAALSEPETTRTYTASGRASRPSGPRLVDGAM; encoded by the coding sequence ATGGTGCAGCTGTCAGCGCAGCACGGGCCGTCGTCGACGGCCGGACGGATCGAGGGTGGAGTGACCGTGGGCGAAGCCTTGGGCGAGGTGTCCAGCACGCTCTGGCGGGAGCGAGAGCTGCTCGAGCTGCTCCAGTTCAAGCTGGAGGAGGAGCAGCTCGTGCTCGCTGCCCAGCGCAGTCGCTGGCTGCCGCACGCCACCCGCGAGGTGGAGATGGTGCTCGAGGAGATCAAGCGCGCGGAGCTGGCGCGGGCCGTCGAGGTGGAGCGGGTCGCCGAGCTGCTGGGCCTGGCGGCCGCGCCGAGCCTGCACGAGCTCATCGAGACGGCCCCGGCCCCCTGGGGTGACATCCTGGCCGAGCACCGCAAGGCCTTGATGGCGGCGACCGAGGAGATCCAGTCCCTCGCGAACGCCAACCGGGACCTGCTGCAGGCGGCTCACCGGGCAGCGCGCGAGGCGCTCGCCGCCCTCAGCGAGCCGGAGACCACCCGCACCTACACCGCCTCCGGACGCGCGTCCCGCCCCTCGGGACCCCGACTCGTCGACGGGGCGATGTGA
- a CDS encoding sigma-70 family RNA polymerase sigma factor encodes MVRDHLPVVGYLVAELAGRLPRHVSRDDLVSAGNAALVAAVRSYQPERGPFGSYARTRIRGALLDELRRMDWAARSVRAEVRRRDRVVDELTCQLGRRPERAEVAAALGISVRDLDGVDDDVHRSVVLSYQHVAETRDVAAELPDGAPTPEQVILERERQAYLLAAVECLPDRLRRVVEGYFFEDLPMAALSAELGVSESRISQMRAEAVALMREGIAAQLDAGAGAREPRLDGAAARRRAAYYAAVAAHADYRTRVSVPAPRTASSGREKFRGSAQEEVAAAE; translated from the coding sequence CTGGTCCGTGACCACCTCCCGGTGGTCGGCTACCTCGTCGCGGAGCTGGCGGGCCGGCTGCCACGTCACGTCAGCCGGGACGACCTGGTCTCCGCCGGGAACGCCGCGCTCGTCGCGGCGGTGCGCTCCTACCAGCCCGAGCGAGGCCCGTTCGGTTCGTACGCTCGCACGAGGATCCGCGGTGCCCTGCTCGACGAGCTGCGGCGGATGGACTGGGCCGCCCGCTCCGTGCGTGCCGAGGTGCGCCGCCGTGACCGGGTCGTCGACGAGCTGACCTGCCAGCTCGGACGCCGGCCGGAGCGGGCCGAGGTCGCCGCCGCCCTGGGCATCTCCGTGCGGGACCTCGACGGGGTCGACGACGACGTCCACCGCTCCGTCGTGCTGAGCTACCAGCACGTCGCCGAGACGCGGGACGTCGCCGCCGAGCTGCCCGACGGCGCGCCCACCCCCGAGCAGGTGATCCTCGAACGCGAGCGGCAGGCGTACCTGCTGGCCGCCGTGGAGTGCCTGCCCGACCGGCTGCGTCGGGTCGTCGAGGGGTACTTCTTCGAGGACCTGCCGATGGCGGCCCTCTCCGCCGAGCTGGGGGTCAGTGAGTCGCGGATCTCCCAGATGCGCGCCGAGGCAGTAGCGCTGATGCGGGAAGGTATCGCCGCCCAGCTGGACGCCGGTGCCGGTGCCCGGGAGCCGCGCCTGGACGGTGCGGCCGCCCGCCGCCGGGCCGCCTACTACGCGGCCGTCGCGGCGCACGCGGACTACCGGACCCGGGTCAGCGTGCCCGCCCCGCGGACGGCGTCGTCCGGCCGGGAAAAGTTCCGCGGATCCGCTCAGGAAGAGGTCGCCGCCGCCGAATGA
- a CDS encoding flagellin FliC: protein MGLQINQNVAALNAYRNLSVTDGQLSKSLERLSSGLRINRAADDAAGLAISEKLRGQVKGLNQAVANAQNGISLIQTAEGALNESHSILQRMRELAVQSANDTNTSADRTQIQKEVDQLASELTRISDTTEFNTKKLLDGSFTAAQFQIGANADQTLSVSIGAMDAQTLGVGTLDGATGVTTGLDVSTDAATASSAITTIQTAIDSVSSQRSTLGAVQNRLDHTINNLNVAAENLTASESRIRDTDMAKEMTSFTRAQILSQAGTAMLAQANQVPQSVLRLLG from the coding sequence ATGGGTCTCCAGATCAACCAGAACGTCGCGGCGCTCAACGCGTACCGCAACCTGTCGGTCACCGACGGCCAGCTCTCCAAGAGCCTGGAGCGGCTGTCCTCGGGCCTGCGGATCAACCGCGCTGCCGACGACGCCGCCGGCCTGGCCATCAGCGAGAAGCTGCGCGGCCAGGTCAAGGGCCTCAACCAGGCCGTCGCCAACGCCCAGAACGGCATCAGCCTGATCCAGACCGCGGAGGGCGCGCTCAACGAGTCGCACTCGATCCTGCAGCGGATGCGTGAGCTCGCGGTGCAGTCCGCCAACGACACGAACACCTCTGCCGACCGGACACAGATCCAGAAGGAGGTGGACCAGCTCGCGTCGGAGCTGACCCGGATCTCCGACACCACTGAGTTCAACACCAAGAAGCTGCTGGACGGCAGCTTCACCGCCGCGCAGTTCCAGATCGGTGCCAACGCCGACCAGACGCTCTCGGTCTCGATCGGGGCGATGGACGCGCAAACCCTCGGTGTGGGGACCCTCGACGGTGCGACGGGCGTGACCACCGGTCTCGACGTCTCCACGGACGCGGCGACCGCGAGCAGCGCGATCACCACGATCCAGACGGCGATCGACTCGGTCTCCTCTCAGCGCTCCACCCTCGGTGCGGTGCAGAACCGCCTCGACCACACGATCAACAACCTGAACGTGGCGGCCGAGAACCTCACCGCGTCGGAGTCCCGGATCCGGGACACCGACATGGCCAAGGAGATGACGTCCTTCACCCGGGCGCAGATCCTGTCCCAGGCCGGCACCGCCATGCTGGCCCAGGCCAACCAGGTCCCGCAGAGCGTCCTGCGTCTGCTGGGCTGA
- the fliD gene encoding flagellar filament capping protein FliD — translation MVSIDGLVSGLDTTALVQQLMQLERAPQVRLANQQSQLKTTITGYQGLNTQFSLIGNAAEAAAEAATWTAARATSSDDARVGVTATPGAPAARLTVAVQQLATDQVSTSTATVSSPTDGAVTTTAITLTRGGSTTDLTLAGTSLADLVKAINDADAGVTASAVQDTPGSYRLVLTSTGTDTVSVTATADGSDPFTTALGPLTQTSAGTDAELLVGGPGGYLVTRSSNTVSDLLDGVTLTLKQADPSAAVTVEVGPDVDAITAKVDKMVSAANAALGEISRLTAYDAETGSAGVLMGDSLPRLLQQRIVDAVRGSGDGSAGAAGITVTRDGTLTFDKARFAEAYAADPAGVQAAIGAGTDSAPGLAARLDAVAGDATRSQSAEGGPGLITSALDSRNRQVQGLTDRIADYDRRLEMREQTLLRQFTAMETALSAAQQQSSWLSSQLAGLSTNWMGNS, via the coding sequence ATGGTCAGCATTGACGGCCTGGTCTCCGGCCTGGACACCACCGCGCTCGTCCAGCAGCTCATGCAGCTGGAGCGCGCCCCCCAGGTGCGGCTGGCGAATCAGCAGTCCCAGCTCAAGACGACCATCACCGGCTACCAGGGCCTGAACACCCAGTTCTCGCTCATCGGCAACGCCGCCGAGGCCGCCGCCGAGGCTGCCACCTGGACGGCGGCCAGGGCCACCTCCAGCGACGACGCCCGGGTCGGTGTCACCGCGACCCCGGGGGCGCCGGCCGCCCGGCTCACGGTCGCGGTGCAGCAGCTGGCCACCGACCAGGTCAGCACCTCAACCGCCACGGTGTCGTCCCCCACGGACGGCGCCGTCACCACCACGGCGATCACGCTGACCAGAGGTGGCTCCACGACCGACCTCACCCTGGCGGGCACCAGCCTCGCCGACCTGGTCAAGGCGATCAACGACGCCGACGCCGGCGTCACGGCCAGTGCCGTGCAGGACACCCCCGGCAGCTACCGGCTCGTGCTGACCAGCACGGGCACCGACACGGTGAGCGTCACCGCGACAGCCGACGGCTCCGACCCCTTCACCACGGCGCTCGGCCCGCTGACCCAGACGTCCGCCGGCACCGACGCCGAGCTGCTCGTCGGCGGCCCCGGCGGGTACCTCGTCACGCGCAGCAGCAACACGGTCAGCGACCTGCTCGACGGGGTGACCCTCACCCTCAAGCAGGCGGACCCGAGCGCGGCGGTCACCGTCGAGGTGGGCCCGGACGTCGACGCCATCACCGCCAAGGTGGACAAGATGGTCTCGGCCGCCAACGCCGCTCTCGGTGAGATCTCCCGCCTCACTGCCTACGACGCCGAGACCGGGAGCGCGGGAGTGCTGATGGGCGACTCGCTGCCCCGGCTGCTCCAGCAGCGGATCGTGGACGCGGTGCGCGGCAGCGGGGACGGCAGCGCCGGCGCTGCCGGGATCACCGTGACCCGCGACGGCACGCTGACCTTCGACAAGGCCAGGTTCGCCGAGGCGTACGCCGCCGACCCGGCCGGCGTCCAGGCCGCGATCGGTGCCGGCACCGACTCCGCTCCCGGCCTGGCCGCCCGACTCGACGCCGTCGCCGGGGACGCCACCCGGTCTCAGTCCGCCGAGGGCGGCCCCGGCCTCATCACCTCGGCGCTGGACTCCCGCAACCGGCAGGTCCAGGGCCTCACCGACCGCATCGCCGACTACGACCGGCGGCTGGAGATGCGCGAGCAGACGCTCCTGCGGCAGTTCACCGCGATGGAGACCGCGCTCAGCGCCGCCCAGCAGCAGAGCAGCTGGCTGTCCAGCCAGCTCGCCGGACTGTCCACGAACTGGATGGGGAACTCTTGA
- the fliS gene encoding flagellar export chaperone FliS, with protein sequence MSTSALARSRYARDSVTTASPARLLVMLYDRLVRDLVTAERALVEQGGAPAGDARDALLHAQEIVLELRASLDLDAWDAAAGLADLYAFLHGELVAANVDRDVTRITPCRQIAEELRDAWRQAALATVSP encoded by the coding sequence ATGAGCACCAGCGCCTTGGCCCGCAGCCGCTACGCCCGCGACTCGGTGACCACCGCGTCCCCCGCCCGGCTGCTGGTCATGCTCTACGACCGGCTGGTACGTGACCTCGTCACCGCTGAGCGCGCTCTCGTCGAGCAGGGCGGCGCACCCGCTGGCGACGCCCGCGACGCGCTCCTGCACGCCCAGGAGATCGTCCTGGAGCTACGTGCCAGCCTCGACCTCGACGCCTGGGACGCCGCTGCCGGGCTCGCCGACCTCTACGCGTTCCTGCACGGCGAGCTGGTCGCCGCCAACGTCGACCGCGACGTCACCCGCATCACCCCGTGCCGGCAGATCGCCGAGGAGCTCCGCGACGCGTGGCGGCAGGCCGCGCTGGCCACGGTGTCGCCATGA